A stretch of Hyalangium gracile DNA encodes these proteins:
- a CDS encoding DEAD/DEAH box helicase — protein MTFDELKLAEPLLRAVKEEGYTTPTPIQQQAIPPALEGRDVLGCAQTGTGKTAAFALPILHRLSTGRPVPPAHGRPIRALILTPTRELASQIVESFQAYGRFTKLTWAVIFGGVGQNAQEQALRRGVDVLVATPGRLLDLMSQGFVSYKALEVFVLDEADRMLDMGFIHDVKRVIAQLPQKRQTLFFSATMPPEIQALSKSLLKDPARVEVVPQSTTAEKVDQKLYFVEREQKRHLLVHLLGDTTIRRALVFTRTKHGANRVTKQLMAARITAEAIHGNKSQNARERALDSFKDGSCRVLVATDIAARGIDIEGITHVINFDLPNIPESYVHRIGRTGRAGAAGIALSFCDTEERAYLKDIERTIRRHVPVVTDHPFRSGSSAPAPTSLDSAPAGQAQGGQRSQGGQRHHGGGQRSGESRGGGGQAHGPRNGGRGRRRGQGRSGGQGGSRQAQGGQHRGSEGRSSSGAASAPASTASRPPPPPVRTSPKWL, from the coding sequence ATGACGTTCGATGAACTGAAGCTTGCCGAGCCGTTGCTCCGCGCGGTGAAGGAAGAGGGCTACACCACTCCCACCCCCATCCAGCAGCAGGCCATTCCGCCCGCGCTCGAGGGCCGGGACGTGCTGGGGTGCGCGCAGACGGGCACGGGCAAGACGGCGGCGTTCGCGCTGCCCATCCTCCACCGGCTCTCCACGGGACGCCCCGTCCCTCCCGCGCACGGCCGCCCCATCCGCGCGCTCATCCTCACCCCCACCCGCGAGCTGGCCAGCCAGATCGTCGAGAGCTTCCAGGCCTACGGCCGCTTCACGAAGCTGACGTGGGCGGTGATTTTCGGCGGCGTGGGGCAGAACGCGCAGGAGCAGGCGCTGCGCCGCGGCGTGGACGTGCTCGTGGCCACGCCCGGGCGGCTGTTGGACCTGATGAGCCAGGGGTTCGTCTCGTACAAGGCGCTCGAGGTGTTCGTGCTGGACGAGGCCGACCGCATGCTGGACATGGGCTTCATCCATGACGTGAAGCGCGTCATCGCCCAGCTGCCGCAGAAGCGGCAGACGCTGTTCTTCTCCGCGACGATGCCGCCGGAGATCCAGGCGCTCTCCAAGAGCCTGCTGAAGGATCCGGCCCGGGTGGAGGTGGTGCCGCAGTCCACCACGGCGGAGAAGGTGGACCAGAAGCTCTACTTCGTGGAGCGGGAGCAGAAGCGCCACCTGCTGGTGCACCTGCTGGGCGACACGACCATCCGCCGCGCGCTGGTCTTCACTCGCACCAAGCACGGCGCCAACCGGGTGACGAAGCAGCTCATGGCCGCGCGCATCACGGCGGAGGCCATCCACGGCAACAAGAGCCAGAACGCGCGCGAGCGGGCGCTGGACTCCTTCAAGGATGGGAGCTGCCGGGTGCTGGTGGCGACGGACATCGCCGCCCGTGGCATCGACATCGAGGGCATCACCCACGTCATCAACTTTGATCTGCCCAACATCCCCGAGTCCTACGTGCACCGCATCGGCCGCACGGGGCGCGCGGGGGCGGCGGGCATCGCCCTCTCCTTCTGCGACACGGAGGAGCGCGCGTACCTGAAGGACATCGAGCGCACCATCCGGCGCCACGTGCCGGTGGTGACGGACCACCCGTTCCGCTCGGGCTCGTCCGCTCCGGCGCCCACCTCGCTGGACTCGGCGCCGGCCGGGCAGGCGCAGGGGGGCCAGCGCTCCCAGGGCGGCCAGCGGCACCACGGCGGCGGCCAGCGCTCCGGCGAGTCCCGGGGCGGTGGAGGCCAGGCACACGGCCCTCGCAACGGGGGACGTGGGCGCAGACGGGGCCAGGGGCGCTCGGGAGGCCAGGGCGGCTCCCGGCAGGCTCAGGGTGGACAGCACCGGGGCTCGGAGGGCCGGTCCTCCTCGGGAGCGGCGTCCGCGCCGGCCTCGACGGCTTCCCGGCCGCCGCCTCCTCCCGTGCGCACCTCACCGAAGTGGCTCTGA
- a CDS encoding ABC-F family ATP-binding cassette domain-containing protein gives MTLLRAANVQLTFGSRTVFEGLTLTIEEGERVGLVGVNGSGKSSLMKILAGVSRADAGELQLRRGARVTYLPQEPEFPEGATVASELSVSQGPLKEALAAHAELSRKLESTPAEAHEKLLEQLSALSDRIEQLGGWDTEHHAKTLLDRLGVKDWDRPVAQLSGGLRKRVAIARALLTRPDLLMLDEPTNHLDADTVDWLEEELDKLPGALLLVTHDRYFLDGLVDRIVEIQPGAGAISYPGNYEAYVEQKLVAQENASIAQHKRERWIAQEVAWLRRGPEARRTKSKARIERARKLMAEKGFERPKVAALQVLSAPRLGHTVIEAEGIQKSFGERRVLRGVDFRLQRGERVGMVGPNGVGKTTFLRVLLGELPPDDGKLVIGKNTKVAYYDQTRATLDPEQTVYEAASHGEDWVELGDKKIALRDYLDDLLFPVPMQRQKVAALSGGERNRLLLARLFLEGANVLVLDEPTNDLDIVTLNVLEGLLLSFTGSVLLVTHDRYFLDKVATSVLAFEGDGRVVRYEGNYAMYRRLKDQAEAAKAAEAAPPAPKKEAPAPSPSEAPRSARKPGKLSYKEQRELDGMEAAIEAAETRKAELEAKLADPAVYSSASKVPELQRELEAATSEVDRLYARWQELQNLVSGA, from the coding sequence GTGACCCTGCTCCGCGCCGCCAACGTCCAGCTCACCTTCGGAAGCCGCACCGTCTTCGAAGGGCTCACCCTCACCATCGAGGAGGGTGAGCGCGTGGGCCTGGTGGGCGTGAACGGCTCGGGCAAGTCCTCGCTGATGAAGATCCTGGCGGGGGTGTCGCGCGCGGACGCGGGGGAGCTGCAGCTCCGCCGGGGCGCTCGCGTCACCTACCTGCCCCAGGAGCCCGAGTTCCCCGAGGGCGCCACGGTGGCCTCGGAGCTGTCCGTCTCCCAGGGGCCCCTGAAGGAGGCGCTGGCGGCGCACGCGGAGCTCAGCCGCAAGCTGGAGTCCACCCCCGCCGAGGCGCACGAGAAGCTGCTGGAGCAGCTCTCGGCGCTGTCGGACCGCATCGAGCAGCTGGGCGGCTGGGACACCGAGCACCACGCGAAGACGCTGCTGGATCGGCTGGGCGTGAAGGACTGGGACCGCCCGGTGGCGCAGCTGTCCGGCGGCCTGCGCAAGCGCGTGGCCATCGCCCGGGCGCTGCTGACGCGGCCCGACCTGCTGATGCTGGACGAGCCCACCAACCACCTGGACGCGGACACGGTGGACTGGCTCGAGGAGGAGCTGGACAAGCTCCCCGGCGCGCTGCTGCTGGTGACGCACGATCGCTACTTCCTGGACGGGCTGGTGGACAGGATCGTCGAGATCCAGCCTGGCGCGGGCGCCATCTCGTACCCCGGCAACTACGAGGCGTACGTGGAGCAGAAGCTGGTGGCGCAGGAGAACGCGTCCATCGCCCAGCACAAGCGCGAGCGCTGGATCGCCCAGGAAGTGGCGTGGCTGCGGCGAGGCCCCGAGGCGCGGCGCACCAAGAGCAAGGCGCGCATCGAGCGGGCGCGCAAGCTGATGGCGGAGAAGGGCTTCGAGCGTCCCAAGGTGGCGGCGCTGCAGGTGCTGTCGGCCCCGAGGCTGGGACACACCGTCATCGAGGCGGAGGGCATCCAGAAGTCCTTCGGCGAGCGGCGCGTGCTGAGAGGCGTGGACTTCCGGCTCCAGCGCGGCGAGCGCGTGGGGATGGTGGGCCCCAACGGCGTGGGCAAGACGACGTTCCTGCGCGTGCTGCTGGGCGAGCTGCCGCCGGATGACGGGAAGCTCGTCATCGGCAAGAACACGAAGGTGGCGTACTACGACCAGACGCGGGCCACGCTGGATCCGGAGCAGACGGTCTACGAGGCGGCCTCGCACGGCGAGGACTGGGTGGAGCTGGGTGACAAGAAGATCGCCCTGCGTGACTACCTGGACGACCTGCTCTTCCCGGTGCCGATGCAGCGCCAGAAGGTGGCGGCGCTGTCCGGAGGCGAGCGCAACCGGCTGCTGCTGGCGCGGCTCTTCCTGGAAGGCGCCAACGTGCTGGTGCTGGACGAGCCCACGAACGACCTGGACATCGTCACGCTGAACGTCCTGGAGGGCCTGCTGCTGAGCTTCACCGGCAGCGTCCTGCTGGTGACGCACGACCGGTACTTCCTGGACAAGGTGGCCACGTCCGTCCTGGCCTTCGAGGGCGACGGCCGCGTCGTCCGGTACGAGGGCAACTACGCCATGTACCGGCGCCTGAAGGACCAGGCGGAGGCGGCCAAGGCCGCGGAGGCCGCGCCACCCGCGCCGAAGAAGGAGGCCCCTGCCCCGTCGCCGTCCGAGGCGCCCAGGTCGGCGCGCAAGCCCGGGAAGCTCTCGTACAAGGAGCAGCGGGAGCTGGACGGGATGGAGGCGGCGATCGAGGCGGCCGAGACGCGCAAGGCGGAGCTGGAGGCGAAGCTGGCCGACCCTGCCGTCTACAGCAGCGCCTCGAAGGTGCCGGAGCTCCAGCGCGAGCTGGAGGCGGCGACCTCCGAGGTGGACCGGCTGTACGCGCGCTGGCAGGAGCTGCAGAACCTCGTCAGCGGCGCCTGA
- a CDS encoding NADPH:quinone oxidoreductase family protein — protein sequence MRALQLQRLEGPEGLSLVDLPEPEADDQVLIDVAAAGVSFPDLLLTRGLYQMKPPLPFVPGVEVAGVVRKAPAGAAVKAGDRVMAFIMFGGFAEVAKAPPEMCFRIPERWSMEAAAGMVMNYHTAHFALHRRGRLQKGETVVIHGAAGGVGTATIQVARGAGARVLAVVSDERKAEVARRAGAQEVLLSTGDWVQQVREKTEGRGADVVMDPVGGDIFDRSLKCLAPEGRLLVVGFTSGRIPEVTVNRLLLRNIDVVGVAWGAFLMHDPAVTRTIAKELAALADQGIVEPLVGPVYPLEQGAQALKDLEQRRATGKVVLRVRPG from the coding sequence ATGCGTGCACTGCAGCTTCAGCGGCTGGAGGGCCCCGAGGGGCTCTCCCTGGTGGACCTTCCGGAGCCAGAGGCGGACGATCAGGTGCTCATCGACGTGGCGGCGGCCGGGGTGAGCTTTCCGGACCTGCTGCTGACTCGCGGGCTGTACCAGATGAAGCCTCCGCTGCCCTTCGTTCCGGGCGTGGAGGTGGCGGGCGTGGTGCGGAAGGCTCCGGCGGGAGCGGCCGTGAAGGCGGGAGACCGGGTGATGGCCTTCATCATGTTCGGCGGCTTCGCCGAGGTGGCCAAGGCCCCGCCCGAGATGTGCTTCCGCATCCCCGAGCGCTGGAGCATGGAGGCCGCCGCGGGCATGGTGATGAACTACCACACCGCCCACTTCGCGCTGCACCGGCGCGGCCGGCTCCAGAAAGGCGAGACCGTGGTGATCCACGGCGCCGCGGGAGGCGTGGGAACGGCGACGATCCAGGTGGCGCGCGGGGCGGGTGCCCGGGTGCTCGCCGTGGTCAGCGATGAGCGCAAGGCGGAGGTGGCGCGGCGAGCGGGCGCGCAGGAGGTGCTCCTGTCCACGGGCGACTGGGTCCAGCAGGTGCGCGAGAAGACGGAGGGCCGAGGCGCGGACGTGGTGATGGATCCGGTGGGCGGAGACATCTTCGACCGGAGCCTCAAGTGCCTGGCGCCCGAGGGCCGACTGCTGGTGGTGGGCTTCACCAGCGGGCGCATCCCGGAGGTGACGGTGAACCGGCTGCTGCTGCGGAACATCGACGTGGTGGGCGTGGCGTGGGGGGCGTTCCTGATGCACGACCCCGCCGTCACGCGGACCATCGCGAAGGAGCTGGCCGCGCTCGCGGACCAGGGCATCGTCGAGCCGCTGGTGGGGCCCGTGTACCCGCTGGAGCAGGGCGCTCAGGCGCTGAAGGATCTGGAGCAGCGGCGCGCCACCGGCAAGGTGGTCCTGCGCGTGCGGCCCGGCTGA
- a CDS encoding ABC transporter permease: MAELADDLRFAARLLRRSPGFTALAILSLALAIGANTAIFSVVNGVLLRPLPFREPERLFRVMRHDSFRDDAPLSVPQYAFLMRQEQPFSQMMAWLVIEGGFNLTGNGPPERISAARVTASFFEVLGVSPAHGRAFHPEEDVEGGPRVVLLGHELWQQRFGARPDIVGQAIALNGEDHTVVGVAPPGFNFPHQAQLWAPLRLDLATTEDAHYLGVVGRLKPEAKPSQVEALVRAQGEQLRASRPGAVRPGQRLEAGDLNSMRVREVRPALLVLLGAVALVLLIACVNLANLQLARAARRERELSVRAALGAKPSRILRQLLTESVLLSATGGVLGLALAAWALPVLLALSPEELPLPEELRIDGVVLLFTGGVSVLAGVLFGLLPAWQASRMDPVGSLRVSASRVTPGVPRSRMQWVLVVGQVALAVILLVGAALQGKSYFLLRSVDPGFDGRDARMVKLPLPETRYGSIEAIEDFTQRVLGRLRGLPGVQAVGFALTLPLESGLRLNFTIAGRKQGPGSESEMGLAHYRPVTRGYFDALKIERVDGRLLDELDRHGSLPVVVINEAAARRYWPGQDPLGKRVTLGSSIPQLADPEPREIIGVVRDVRELNLEDAPEPVAYVPLGQIPQPLLTRFVRMLPQKLVIRASGDTEALAEAVRREIWAVDPAQPVSAMQGMEQILDRSLEQPRFTALLLVLMAALALALAAVGIYGALAYRVNQRLRELGVRLALGATRGALMWLVVRRALSAVLVGVALGLSAAFGLTHLLEHQLYEVSALDPMAFIVAPVVLLVVALVSTGLPALRAARVDPMVTLRAE; this comes from the coding sequence ATGGCCGAGCTGGCCGACGATCTGCGATTCGCCGCCCGTCTTCTGCGCAGGAGCCCAGGGTTCACCGCGCTCGCCATCCTCTCGCTGGCGCTGGCCATCGGAGCCAATACCGCCATCTTCAGCGTGGTCAACGGCGTGCTGCTGCGGCCGCTGCCGTTCCGGGAGCCCGAGCGCCTGTTCCGGGTGATGCGCCACGACTCGTTCCGGGATGACGCCCCGCTCTCCGTGCCCCAGTACGCGTTCCTGATGCGCCAGGAGCAGCCGTTCTCCCAGATGATGGCCTGGCTCGTCATCGAAGGGGGCTTCAACCTCACCGGCAATGGTCCTCCCGAGCGCATCTCGGCCGCGCGCGTGACGGCCTCGTTCTTCGAGGTGCTCGGCGTCTCGCCGGCGCACGGCCGGGCCTTCCATCCGGAGGAGGACGTCGAGGGCGGGCCGCGCGTGGTCCTGCTGGGACACGAGCTGTGGCAGCAGCGCTTCGGGGCGCGCCCCGACATCGTCGGGCAGGCCATCGCCCTGAACGGCGAGGACCACACCGTCGTCGGCGTCGCGCCGCCAGGCTTCAACTTCCCGCACCAGGCCCAGCTCTGGGCGCCGCTCCGGCTCGATCTCGCCACCACGGAGGATGCGCACTACCTGGGGGTGGTGGGCCGGCTGAAGCCCGAGGCGAAGCCCTCGCAGGTGGAGGCCCTGGTGAGGGCGCAGGGGGAGCAGCTGCGCGCGAGCCGTCCCGGAGCGGTCCGCCCCGGGCAGCGGCTGGAGGCGGGAGATCTCAACTCCATGCGGGTCCGAGAGGTGAGGCCGGCGCTGCTGGTGCTGCTGGGCGCGGTGGCGCTGGTGCTCCTCATCGCTTGCGTGAACCTGGCCAACCTCCAGCTGGCTCGGGCCGCCCGCCGGGAGCGGGAGCTCTCGGTGCGCGCCGCGCTGGGGGCGAAGCCGAGCCGCATCCTTCGCCAGCTGCTCACCGAGAGCGTGCTCCTGTCCGCCACCGGTGGCGTGCTGGGGCTGGCGCTGGCCGCGTGGGCGCTGCCCGTGCTGCTCGCGCTGTCTCCCGAGGAGCTCCCGTTGCCGGAGGAACTCCGCATCGACGGGGTGGTGCTCCTCTTCACCGGAGGGGTCTCGGTGCTGGCCGGCGTGCTCTTCGGGCTGTTGCCGGCGTGGCAGGCCTCTCGGATGGATCCAGTGGGCTCGCTGCGCGTGAGTGCCTCGCGGGTGACGCCTGGCGTTCCGCGCAGTCGCATGCAGTGGGTGCTGGTGGTGGGGCAGGTGGCGCTCGCCGTCATCCTGCTGGTGGGCGCCGCGCTGCAGGGGAAGAGCTACTTCCTGCTGAGGAGCGTCGACCCCGGCTTCGATGGCCGTGACGCGCGGATGGTGAAGCTCCCCCTGCCCGAGACGCGCTATGGCTCCATCGAGGCCATCGAGGACTTCACCCAGCGAGTGCTGGGGCGGCTGAGGGGCCTGCCCGGAGTCCAGGCGGTGGGCTTCGCGCTGACGCTGCCGCTGGAGTCCGGGCTGCGGCTCAACTTCACCATCGCGGGCCGCAAGCAGGGGCCGGGCAGCGAGTCGGAGATGGGGCTGGCGCACTACCGGCCCGTGACGCGCGGCTACTTCGATGCCTTGAAGATCGAGCGGGTCGACGGGCGGCTGCTGGACGAGCTCGATCGCCACGGGAGCCTGCCCGTGGTGGTCATCAACGAGGCGGCGGCGCGCCGCTACTGGCCGGGGCAGGACCCGCTGGGCAAGCGCGTCACCTTGGGGAGCTCCATCCCGCAGCTCGCCGACCCGGAGCCCCGGGAGATCATCGGCGTGGTGCGCGACGTCCGCGAGCTGAACCTGGAGGATGCGCCGGAGCCCGTCGCCTACGTTCCCCTGGGGCAGATTCCCCAGCCGCTCCTGACGCGGTTCGTGAGGATGCTGCCGCAGAAGCTCGTGATCCGTGCTTCGGGGGACACCGAGGCGCTGGCGGAGGCCGTGCGCAGGGAGATCTGGGCGGTGGATCCCGCGCAGCCGGTGTCCGCCATGCAGGGCATGGAGCAGATCCTCGATCGCTCGCTGGAGCAACCGCGCTTCACCGCGCTGCTGCTGGTGCTGATGGCGGCGCTGGCGCTGGCGCTGGCCGCGGTGGGCATCTATGGCGCGCTGGCCTATCGGGTGAACCAGCGGCTCCGGGAGCTCGGGGTGCGCCTGGCGCTGGGAGCCACGAGGGGCGCGCTGATGTGGCTGGTGGTGCGCAGGGCCCTGTCCGCGGTCCTGGTGGGCGTGGCGCTGGGCCTGTCCGCGGCCTTCGGGCTCACGCACCTGCTGGAGCACCAGCTCTACGAGGTGAGCGCGCTGGATCCGATGGCCTTCATCGTGGCGCCGGTGGTGCTGCTGGTGGTGGCGCTGGTATCCACGGGGCTGCCGGCGCTTCGGGCCGCCCGAGTCGACCCCATGGTGACCCTGCGAGCCGAGTAG
- a CDS encoding ABC transporter permease: MAALLEDLRFAVRILRKNPGFTAVAILTLALAIGANTAIFSVVNGVLLRPLPFPEPDRLFQVFRRSPDWVATSLSEPQYAFVASQSQPFSGVTAYPAMNSGFNLTGDGLPERIMGTRVTRSFFEVIGVRPALGRTFHPEEDVPGGPHVVVLGHSLWQQRFGGSPDIIGRSLSLNGDTFTIVGVAPPGFGFPDSAQLWTPLQLNPASTDDGHYLMVVGRLRPGVQPEQVSAMLAVQGDQLRANRAAALDPERKLDGAPLQTMNARHVKPALLVLLGAVALVLLIACVNLANLQLARAASRERELAVRTALGASPQRIMGQLLTESVLLATAGGVLGLLLATWAIPSLLALAPQGLPLPETVGIDGTVLAFTLGVSVVTGLLFGLLPALQASRPNLQGSRKVSASRATSGPGGNRTRKLLVVSEVALAVILLIGASLLVKSFAALNATAPGIDAQRVLTMKISMPEGRYGTPQALESFIHRVLERVQALPGVEAAAYAATLPFEDGADMEFAIEGRYRGPESKEGVGDAFYRPVTPGYFQALKIELVRGRLLDDKDRHGSVPVVVINEAAARKFWPGQDPIGQRITIGHSVPHIGDKVPREIVGIVRNVREVGLQDEAPAITYVPPGQMPPGMAALFVRLLPQNLLVRAPGDTAPLAAAVQREIHAVDSMQPVTNVMPMGDILARSLGSQRFNTLLLGLMAGLALVLAAVGIYGVLSYLVNQRTRELGVRLALGATRGEVVMLVLRQGLSTVGIGVALGIAGAVGLTRLMEHLLVYVSALDPVAFIAAPVVLVGVALVSTWLPARRASRVDPMVALRYD; encoded by the coding sequence ATGGCCGCACTGCTCGAAGACCTCCGCTTCGCCGTTCGCATTCTCCGCAAGAACCCCGGCTTCACGGCCGTGGCCATCCTCACGCTGGCGCTGGCCATCGGGGCCAACACCGCCATCTTCAGCGTGGTGAACGGGGTGCTGCTGCGGCCGCTGCCCTTCCCGGAGCCCGACCGGCTCTTCCAGGTGTTCCGCCGCTCGCCGGACTGGGTGGCCACGTCGCTCTCCGAGCCCCAGTACGCCTTCGTGGCCAGCCAGAGCCAGCCCTTCTCCGGGGTGACGGCCTACCCGGCGATGAACAGCGGGTTCAACCTGACGGGGGACGGCCTCCCCGAGCGCATCATGGGCACCCGCGTGACGCGCTCGTTCTTCGAGGTCATCGGGGTGCGGCCGGCGCTCGGCCGGACCTTCCATCCGGAGGAGGACGTGCCGGGCGGGCCCCACGTGGTGGTGCTGGGGCACAGCCTGTGGCAGCAGCGGTTCGGCGGCAGCCCGGACATCATCGGCCGCTCCCTGTCGTTGAACGGGGACACGTTCACCATCGTCGGCGTGGCGCCGCCCGGCTTCGGCTTCCCGGACTCCGCGCAGCTCTGGACGCCGCTGCAGCTCAACCCGGCGAGCACGGACGATGGGCACTACCTCATGGTGGTGGGACGCCTGAGGCCGGGCGTGCAGCCGGAGCAGGTGAGCGCGATGCTGGCCGTCCAGGGCGATCAGCTCCGGGCGAACCGGGCCGCGGCGCTGGATCCGGAGCGCAAGCTGGACGGCGCGCCGCTGCAGACCATGAACGCCCGGCACGTGAAGCCGGCGCTGCTGGTGCTGCTGGGCGCGGTGGCGCTGGTGCTCCTCATCGCCTGCGTGAACCTGGCCAACCTCCAGCTGGCACGGGCCGCCAGCCGAGAGCGGGAGCTGGCCGTGCGCACGGCCCTGGGCGCCAGCCCTCAGCGCATCATGGGCCAGCTGCTTACCGAGAGCGTCCTCCTGGCCACCGCGGGCGGAGTCCTGGGGCTGCTGCTGGCCACCTGGGCCATTCCGTCGCTGCTCGCGCTGGCACCCCAGGGGCTGCCGCTGCCCGAGACGGTGGGCATCGATGGGACGGTGCTGGCCTTCACGCTCGGGGTGTCCGTCGTCACCGGCCTGCTCTTCGGCCTGCTGCCCGCGCTGCAGGCCTCCCGGCCGAACCTGCAAGGCTCGCGCAAGGTGAGTGCGTCGCGCGCCACCTCCGGCCCGGGCGGCAACCGGACGCGGAAGCTGCTGGTCGTGAGCGAGGTGGCGCTGGCCGTCATCCTCCTCATCGGCGCGTCGCTGCTGGTGAAGAGCTTCGCGGCCCTGAACGCCACGGCACCCGGCATCGACGCGCAGCGGGTGCTGACGATGAAGATCTCGATGCCCGAGGGGCGCTATGGCACTCCGCAGGCGCTGGAGTCCTTCATCCACCGCGTGCTGGAGCGGGTGCAGGCCCTCCCGGGAGTCGAGGCGGCGGCCTACGCGGCCACCCTCCCGTTCGAGGACGGCGCCGACATGGAGTTCGCCATCGAGGGGCGCTACCGGGGGCCCGAGAGCAAGGAGGGGGTGGGGGACGCGTTCTACCGCCCGGTGACGCCCGGCTACTTCCAGGCCCTGAAGATCGAGCTGGTCCGGGGCCGGCTGCTGGATGACAAGGATCGGCACGGCAGCGTGCCCGTGGTGGTCATCAACGAGGCCGCGGCGCGCAAGTTCTGGCCGGGGCAGGATCCCATCGGGCAGCGCATCACCATCGGCCACTCGGTGCCGCACATCGGAGACAAGGTGCCGCGGGAGATCGTCGGCATCGTGCGCAACGTGCGCGAGGTGGGCCTGCAGGATGAGGCTCCGGCCATCACCTACGTGCCGCCGGGGCAGATGCCTCCTGGAATGGCGGCGCTGTTCGTGCGCCTGCTACCCCAGAACCTGCTGGTGCGCGCGCCGGGGGACACCGCGCCGCTGGCGGCCGCCGTGCAGCGGGAGATCCATGCGGTGGACTCGATGCAGCCGGTGACGAATGTGATGCCCATGGGAGACATCCTCGCCCGCTCGCTGGGCTCGCAGCGCTTCAACACGCTGCTGCTGGGGCTGATGGCGGGCCTGGCGCTGGTGCTGGCCGCAGTAGGCATCTACGGCGTGCTGTCGTACCTGGTGAACCAGCGGACCCGGGAGCTCGGGGTGCGGCTGGCGCTGGGCGCCACCCGGGGCGAGGTGGTGATGCTCGTGCTGCGCCAGGGTCTGTCCACGGTGGGGATCGGCGTGGCGCTGGGCATCGCCGGGGCCGTGGGGCTCACGCGACTCATGGAGCACCTGCTGGTCTACGTGAGCGCGCTGGATCCGGTGGCCTTCATCGCGGCGCCCGTGGTGCTGGTGGGCGTGGCCCTGGTGTCCACGTGGCTGCCGGCCCGGAGGGCCTCGCGCGTGGACCCCATGGTGGCGCTCCGGTACGACTAA
- a CDS encoding ABC-F family ATP-binding cassette domain-containing protein gives MIRLDNIGKQHGQQILFVEASAQLNRGEKIGLVGPNGAGKTTLFRMIMQRELPDEGQVSVDRGVTVGYFDQDVGEMSGMSAVAATMDGAGPVSKVASELKELEAAMADPERMDEMDKLIERFGVVQGRYEELGGYALEGRAREILAGLGFNQDMMDGDVGALSGGWKMRVALARILLMRPDAMLLDEPSNHLDIESLIWLENFLKGYEGALLMTSHDREFMNRIVTKIIEIDGGSLTTYSGNYDFYEKQRAQNERQQQAQFERQQAMLAKELKFIERFKARASHAAQVQSRVKKLEKIEKVEPPKRRQTLLFEFQPPPRSGDDVAKLERVVKGYGKRRIYDGLDFLVRRGERWCVMGVNGAGKSTLLKLISGESQPDDGAVTVGSSVKMGYFAQHAMEVLKGELTVFESLIDRFPRASQGSLRALAGCFGFSGDEVDKKCRVLSGGEKARLVLAQMLFDPPNFLVLDEPTNHLDMATKQMLITALANYEGTMLFVSHDRHFLGALSNRVLELTPEGVHQYGGGYTEYVARTGHEAPGLRN, from the coding sequence ATGATCCGGCTCGACAACATCGGCAAGCAGCACGGCCAGCAAATCCTCTTCGTGGAGGCCTCCGCCCAGCTCAACCGGGGCGAGAAGATCGGCCTGGTGGGCCCCAACGGCGCGGGGAAGACCACCCTCTTCCGCATGATCATGCAGCGCGAGCTGCCGGACGAGGGCCAGGTCTCCGTCGACCGGGGCGTCACCGTGGGCTACTTCGACCAGGACGTGGGCGAGATGTCCGGGATGTCGGCGGTGGCCGCGACCATGGACGGCGCGGGCCCGGTGTCCAAGGTGGCCTCCGAGCTCAAGGAGCTGGAGGCGGCCATGGCGGACCCCGAGCGCATGGATGAGATGGACAAGCTCATCGAGCGCTTCGGCGTGGTGCAGGGCCGCTACGAGGAGCTGGGCGGCTACGCGCTCGAGGGCCGCGCGCGGGAGATCCTCGCGGGCCTGGGCTTCAACCAGGACATGATGGACGGGGACGTGGGCGCGCTGAGCGGCGGGTGGAAGATGCGCGTGGCGCTGGCCCGCATCCTCCTGATGCGTCCGGACGCCATGCTGCTGGACGAGCCGAGCAACCACCTCGACATCGAGTCGCTCATCTGGCTGGAGAACTTCCTCAAGGGCTACGAGGGCGCCCTGCTGATGACCAGCCACGACCGCGAGTTCATGAACCGCATCGTGACGAAGATCATCGAGATCGACGGCGGCTCGCTGACGACGTACTCGGGCAACTACGACTTCTACGAGAAGCAGCGCGCGCAGAACGAGCGCCAGCAGCAGGCGCAGTTCGAGCGGCAGCAGGCGATGCTGGCCAAGGAGCTGAAGTTCATCGAGCGCTTCAAGGCGCGGGCCTCGCACGCGGCCCAGGTGCAGAGCCGGGTGAAGAAGCTGGAGAAGATCGAGAAGGTGGAGCCGCCCAAGCGCCGGCAGACGCTGCTCTTCGAGTTCCAGCCGCCGCCGCGCTCGGGCGACGACGTGGCGAAGCTGGAGCGGGTGGTGAAGGGCTACGGCAAGCGCCGCATCTACGACGGGCTGGACTTCCTGGTGCGCCGCGGCGAGCGCTGGTGCGTGATGGGGGTGAACGGCGCGGGCAAGTCCACGCTGCTCAAGCTCATCTCCGGCGAGTCCCAGCCGGACGACGGGGCGGTGACGGTGGGCTCCAGCGTGAAGATGGGCTACTTCGCCCAGCACGCCATGGAGGTGCTCAAGGGCGAGCTGACGGTGTTCGAGTCCCTGATCGATCGCTTCCCGCGGGCCTCGCAGGGCTCGCTGCGGGCGCTGGCCGGGTGCTTCGGCTTCTCGGGGGACGAGGTGGACAAGAAGTGCCGGGTGCTCTCCGGTGGCGAGAAGGCGCGGCTGGTGCTGGCGCAGATGCTCTTCGATCCGCCCAACTTCCTGGTGCTGGACGAGCCCACCAACCACCTGGACATGGCCACCAAGCAGATGCTCATCACCGCGCTGGCCAACTACGAGGGCACCATGCTCTTCGTCAGCCACGACCGGCACTTCCTGGGCGCGCTCTCCAACCGGGTGCTGGAGCTGACGCCCGAGGGCGTGCACCAGTACGGCGGCGGCTACACCGAGTACGTCGCGCGCACCGGCCACGAGGCTCCGGGCCTGAGAAACTGA